Part of the Sphingomonadaceae bacterium OTU29LAMAA1 genome, GTGAAGGTGCTGGCAGCGGAGGTGTTGCCGTTCAGCTTCCCCGGCGGCGAGGGTACGACCGTCGATGCGGGGCTGACGATCGCATGCGGGGATGGCGCGATCCGACCGACGTCGGTGCAGCGCGCCGGGCGCGGGGTGACCAGCACGGCCGACCTGTTGCGCGGGTTTCCGGTACGATCGGGGACCCAACTTTGACGCGATTCGCGCTGACGGTGGAATATGATGGCCGGCCGTTCATGGGTTGGCAGCGGCAGAAGCATGGGCCGAGCGTGCAGGCGGCACTGGAAGAGGCGGTGTTCCTCGTGACCGGCGAGCGGACGGCGGTGCATGCGGCCGGGCGGACCGATGCGGGCGTGCATGGGCTTGGAATGCGGGCGCATGTCGATATCGTCAGGGCCATCACGCCATTCCGCTTGATGGAAGCGCTGAACGCGCGGGTGCGGCCGAACCCGGTTGCGGTCCTCGACTGCGTCGTAGTGGCGGACGATTGGCATGCGCGATTTTCGTGCCTGGGGCGCGCCTATGAGTATCGAATCGTCAATCGGCGCGCGCCGTTGACGTGGGAGGCCGGACTGGCATGGCAGGTGCCCCAACCACTGGATGATACCGCGATGGCGGCGGCGGCGGCGGTGCTCGTCGGGCGGCATGATTTCACGACGTTCCGGTCGGCGCACTGTCAGGCGGATTCTCCGGTCCGAACGCTGGATGTCCTGACTGTCGAGCGTTCAGGAGAGCGGATCGCCGTGCGGGCCGCTGCGCGGTCGTTCCTGCATCATCAGGTGCGGTCGATGGTCGGGTGTCTGGCGTTGGTGGGTATGGGGCGCTGGTCGGTGGATCAGGTCGCCGAGGCGTTGGACGCGCGGGATCGGGCGCAGCTGGGACTGAATGCGCCGCCCGATGGCTTGTTCTTCGTGGCCGCCACCTACCCTGTTTGAGGAGGCGCTGCCCTATCGAACGAAGCGCGCGGCCAGTT contains:
- the truA gene encoding tRNA pseudouridine(38-40) synthase TruA, producing MTRFALTVEYDGRPFMGWQRQKHGPSVQAALEEAVFLVTGERTAVHAAGRTDAGVHGLGMRAHVDIVRAITPFRLMEALNARVRPNPVAVLDCVVVADDWHARFSCLGRAYEYRIVNRRAPLTWEAGLAWQVPQPLDDTAMAAAAAVLVGRHDFTTFRSAHCQADSPVRTLDVLTVERSGERIAVRAAARSFLHHQVRSMVGCLALVGMGRWSVDQVAEALDARDRAQLGLNAPPDGLFFVAATYPV